Proteins encoded together in one Kitasatospora albolonga window:
- a CDS encoding peptidase M4 family protein produces MQPRTHDDGLNPVFCTIVPPHVLDKLSHSGDARLADPARRTLEADGLRRNHRRMTALAAAPATPTAGAVPAKPHRTLYDCENGTSLPGTKVRDEGDKPTSDASVNRAYAGLGATFDLLLSAYGRSSIDGKGLPLIGSVHYGREYNNAFFDGEQMVFGDGDGEIFLDFTYAIDVIAHELAHGLTQYTANLRYEGQSGALNESVSDVFGSLVKQYSLGQSAEQADWLIGAGLLAPRVSGEALRSMKAPGTAYDDDVLGKDPQPASMEEYVETEEDNGGVHINSGIPNRAFYLLATALGGNAWERAGQIWFDVLTGGELTATADFAEFARLTVAAAGSRFGERGEKEAVLKAWSEVGVPTAAE; encoded by the coding sequence ATGCAGCCTCGAACCCATGACGACGGGCTGAACCCCGTCTTCTGCACCATCGTGCCGCCCCACGTCCTCGACAAGCTGTCGCACTCCGGCGACGCCCGGCTGGCCGACCCGGCCCGCCGCACCCTGGAGGCCGACGGCCTCCGCCGGAACCACCGCCGTATGACGGCCCTGGCCGCCGCGCCCGCCACCCCCACGGCGGGCGCGGTCCCCGCGAAGCCCCACCGCACCCTGTACGACTGCGAGAACGGCACGTCGCTGCCGGGCACCAAGGTCCGCGACGAGGGCGACAAGCCCACCTCGGACGCCAGCGTCAACCGCGCGTACGCCGGGCTCGGCGCCACCTTCGACCTGCTGCTCTCCGCCTACGGGCGCAGCTCGATCGACGGCAAGGGCCTGCCGCTCATCGGCTCCGTGCACTACGGCCGCGAGTACAACAACGCGTTCTTCGACGGCGAGCAGATGGTCTTCGGGGACGGCGACGGGGAGATCTTCCTCGACTTCACGTACGCCATCGACGTCATCGCCCACGAACTGGCCCACGGCCTCACCCAGTACACCGCCAACCTGCGCTACGAGGGCCAGTCGGGCGCGCTCAACGAGTCGGTCTCCGACGTCTTCGGCTCGCTGGTCAAGCAGTACTCGCTGGGCCAGAGCGCGGAGCAGGCCGACTGGCTGATCGGCGCCGGACTGCTGGCCCCCCGGGTCAGCGGGGAGGCCCTGCGCTCGATGAAGGCTCCCGGTACGGCGTACGACGACGATGTGCTCGGCAAGGACCCGCAGCCCGCCTCCATGGAGGAGTACGTCGAGACGGAGGAGGACAACGGCGGGGTCCACATCAACTCCGGCATCCCCAACCGCGCCTTCTACCTCCTGGCCACGGCCCTGGGCGGCAACGCCTGGGAGCGGGCCGGGCAGATCTGGTTCGACGTGCTGACCGGCGGCGAGCTGACGGCCACCGCGGACTTCGCGGAGTTCGCCCGACTGACGGTCGCGGCGGCGGGGAGCCGGTTCGGGGAGCGCGGCGAGAAGGAGGCGGTCCTGAAGGCATGGTCCGAGGTGGGCGTACCGACGGCGGCGGAGTGA
- a CDS encoding GTPase Era encodes MSARPNQEAAAQRAENDAPHRAGFACFVGRPNAGKSTLTNALVGQKVAITSNRPQTTRHTVRGIVHRDDAQLILVDTPGLHKPRTLLGERLNDVVRTTWAEVDVIGFCLPADQKLGPGDKYIVKELAGIKKTPKIAIITKTDLVDSKALAEQLLAVSALADELGFEWAEIVPVSAVGDKQVDLLADLIAPLLPESPPLYPEGDLTDEPEMVMVAELIREAALEGVRDELPHSIAVVVEEMLPRTDRPADKPLLDIHANVYIERPSQKGIIIGPKGKRLKEVGTKSRKHIEALLGTPVFLDLHVKVAKDWQRDPKQLRKLGF; translated from the coding sequence ATGAGCGCTCGACCGAACCAAGAAGCCGCTGCCCAGCGGGCGGAGAACGACGCCCCCCACCGGGCCGGTTTCGCCTGCTTCGTGGGCCGCCCCAACGCGGGCAAGTCCACCCTGACGAACGCTCTGGTCGGCCAGAAGGTGGCGATCACCTCCAACCGGCCCCAGACCACCCGGCACACCGTGCGCGGCATCGTCCACCGCGACGACGCGCAGCTGATCCTGGTCGACACCCCCGGCCTCCACAAGCCGCGCACGCTGCTGGGCGAGCGGCTGAACGACGTGGTGCGCACGACGTGGGCCGAGGTCGACGTCATCGGCTTCTGCCTGCCCGCCGACCAGAAGCTCGGCCCGGGTGACAAGTACATCGTCAAGGAGCTCGCGGGGATCAAGAAGACCCCCAAGATCGCCATCATCACCAAGACCGACCTGGTCGACTCCAAGGCGCTGGCCGAACAGCTCCTCGCCGTCTCCGCGCTCGCGGACGAGCTGGGCTTCGAGTGGGCCGAGATCGTGCCCGTATCGGCGGTCGGGGACAAGCAGGTCGACCTGCTCGCCGACCTCATCGCCCCGCTGCTCCCGGAGAGCCCGCCGCTCTACCCGGAGGGCGACCTCACCGACGAGCCCGAGATGGTCATGGTCGCGGAGCTGATCCGCGAAGCCGCGCTGGAGGGCGTACGGGACGAGCTGCCGCACTCCATCGCCGTCGTGGTCGAGGAGATGCTGCCGCGCACGGACCGCCCGGCGGACAAGCCGCTGCTGGACATCCACGCCAACGTCTACATCGAGCGCCCCAGCCAGAAGGGCATCATCATCGGCCCGAAGGGCAAGCGGCTGAAGGAAGTCGGCACGAAGTCGCGGAAGCACATCGAGGCGCTGCTCGGCACGCCGGTCTTCCTCGACCTGCATGTGAAGGTCGCCAAGGACTGGCAGCGCGACCCGAAGCAGCTGCGGAAGCTCGGGTTCTGA
- a CDS encoding cytidine deaminase, which produces MTDTTGTTDLDAEDRKIVTLARSARARNGVAEGAAVRDETGRTYVAGTVALESLKLSALQTAVAMAVASGATSLEAAAVVSTADTPADADRAAVRDLGGPETPVLLAGPDGALRLRVTAG; this is translated from the coding sequence ATGACCGACACCACCGGCACCACCGACCTCGACGCCGAGGACCGCAAGATCGTCACCCTGGCGCGCAGCGCCCGCGCCCGCAACGGAGTGGCCGAGGGCGCCGCCGTACGCGACGAGACCGGGCGTACGTATGTGGCGGGCACCGTGGCGCTGGAGTCGCTGAAGCTGAGCGCCCTCCAGACCGCCGTCGCCATGGCGGTGGCCAGCGGCGCCACCTCGCTGGAGGCCGCCGCCGTCGTCTCGACCGCCGACACCCCCGCCGACGCGGACCGCGCCGCCGTACGGGACCTGGGCGGACCCGAGACCCCGGTGCTGCTCGCGGGCCCGGACGGCGCCCTCCGGCTGCGGGTCACCGCGGGCTGA
- a CDS encoding nucleotidyltransferase — translation MTEQLDRTTGLLRDVLGPDLIGACLHGSAVLGGLRPASDLDILAITRRSLDPARRRALLAGLLEISGLSAGVRPVELTVVVHAEIRPWRYPPTADFLYGEWLRAEFTTGGPPLPASLPDLALLLTTARTGGRPLTGQPPARLIDPVPHADLVRASVAGLPELLDELADDTRNVLLTLARVWATLATGEILPKDTAADWALARLPAEHRPVLEHARDLYRTTPYADERWSPALTARVRPHAREVLARIDRLRAGADGGPAPAPG, via the coding sequence ATGACGGAACAGCTCGACCGCACCACCGGCCTGCTCCGGGACGTGCTGGGGCCGGACCTCATCGGCGCCTGTCTCCACGGCTCCGCCGTCCTCGGCGGGCTGCGGCCGGCCAGCGACCTCGACATCCTGGCGATCACCCGGCGGAGCCTGGACCCGGCCCGGCGGCGGGCGCTGCTGGCGGGCCTGCTGGAGATCTCCGGACTCAGCGCCGGGGTCCGGCCGGTGGAGCTCACCGTCGTCGTCCACGCCGAGATCCGCCCCTGGCGCTACCCGCCGACCGCGGACTTCCTCTACGGCGAGTGGCTGCGCGCGGAGTTCACCACGGGCGGACCGCCGCTCCCCGCGTCCCTGCCGGACCTGGCCCTGCTCCTCACCACCGCCCGGACCGGCGGCCGCCCCCTCACCGGGCAGCCGCCCGCCCGGCTCATCGACCCCGTGCCCCACGCCGACCTGGTCCGGGCGAGCGTCGCGGGCCTCCCGGAACTCCTCGACGAACTCGCCGACGACACCCGTAACGTCCTGCTCACCCTGGCCCGGGTCTGGGCGACCCTCGCCACCGGGGAGATCCTGCCGAAGGACACCGCCGCGGACTGGGCCCTCGCCCGGCTCCCCGCCGAACACCGCCCCGTCCTGGAGCACGCCCGGGATCTGTACCGCACCACCCCCTACGCGGACGAGCGCTGGAGCCCCGCGCTGACCGCCCGGGTCCGCCCGCACGCGCGCGAGGTGCTCGCCCGGATCGACCGTCTCCGCGCCGGGGCCGACGGCGGGCCCGCACCCGCTCCCGGGTAG
- a CDS encoding DNA-binding protein → MTPERLRAFCLEFNASVEEFPFGPEISVFKVLGKMFALATLDEDPLTVNLKCDPDEAVRLREEHPAAIVPGWHMNKRHWNTVTVSGVPDRLLRELIEDSYDLVVAGLPRADRLRLDRP, encoded by the coding sequence ATGACCCCCGAGCGGCTGCGCGCCTTCTGCCTGGAGTTCAACGCGAGCGTGGAGGAGTTCCCGTTCGGGCCGGAGATCTCGGTCTTCAAGGTGCTCGGCAAGATGTTCGCCCTCGCCACGCTGGACGAGGACCCGCTGACGGTCAACCTCAAGTGCGACCCGGACGAGGCGGTCCGCCTCCGCGAGGAGCACCCGGCGGCGATCGTGCCCGGCTGGCACATGAACAAGCGCCACTGGAACACGGTGACCGTCTCCGGCGTCCCGGACCGGCTGCTGCGCGAGCTGATCGAGGACTCCTACGACCTGGTGGTCGCCGGTCTCCCGCGAGCGGACCGGCTCCGGCTGGACCGGCCGTAG
- a CDS encoding rRNA maturation RNase YbeY produces the protein MSIDVNNESGTEVDEQAILDIARYALARMRIHPLSELSVIVVDTDAMEQLHIQWMDLPGPTDVMSFPMDELRPPAKDEEEPPQGLLGDIVLCPEVAKKQGEEAPTQHSMDEELQLLTVHGVLHLLGYDHEEPDEKAEMFGLQAAIVDGWRGEQGLTGASPAPTVS, from the coding sequence ATGTCGATCGACGTCAACAACGAGTCCGGAACCGAGGTCGATGAGCAGGCGATCCTCGACATCGCCCGCTACGCACTGGCCCGGATGCGTATCCACCCGCTCTCCGAGCTCTCGGTGATCGTGGTCGACACCGACGCCATGGAGCAGCTGCACATCCAGTGGATGGACCTCCCCGGTCCGACCGATGTCATGTCCTTCCCGATGGACGAGCTCCGTCCTCCGGCCAAGGACGAGGAGGAGCCCCCGCAGGGACTCCTCGGTGACATCGTGCTCTGCCCGGAGGTCGCGAAGAAGCAGGGCGAAGAGGCGCCGACGCAGCACTCCATGGACGAGGAGCTCCAGCTCCTGACCGTCCACGGAGTGCTGCACCTGCTGGGGTACGACCACGAGGAGCCGGACGAGAAGGCCGAGATGTTCGGCCTCCAGGCCGCGATCGTGGATGGCTGGCGCGGTGAGCAGGGGCTCACCGGTGCATCCCCCGCCCCCACCGTCTCGTGA
- a CDS encoding phosphate starvation-inducible protein PhoH, whose product MTQSSTQPQARAQIRIPAAHPMVMLLGSGDSLLRVIEEAFPAADIHVRGNEISATGEAADVALIQRLFDEMMLVLRTGAPMTEDAVERSIAMLRAAGTGEGDPQGETPAEVLTQNILSNRGRTIRPKTLNQKRYVDAIDEHTIVFGIGPAGTGKTYLAMAKAVQALQSKQVSRIILTRPAVEAGERLGFLPGTLFDKIDPYLRPLYDALHDMLDPDSIPRLMAAGTIEVAPLAYMRGRAQPVFTNVLTPDGWRPIGSLEVGDLVIGSNGEPTPVLGVYPQGEKDIYRVSAQDGSWTLCCGEHLWTVRTAADRRRDKPWRVLETKEMIGNLRAAHARRYELPMLTAPVSFPEREVPMDPYALGLLLGDGCLTGSTTPSFATADSELAEALQGALTGVTLRHRGGPDYVLNRTRALGDVVTLENPVTAILRQLELLGTRSHSKFVPDDYLHNSAEVRLGVLQGLLDADGGPVTQPDRTCRIQYTTASIALRDDVIALVQSLGGVAYTRRRPAAGRVPGLAKGRPVHHRYDAHVVDIRLPEGIEPFRLARKAEKYHGAGGGGRPMRFIDSIEPAGREEAVCIQVAAEDSLYVTQDYLLTHNTLNDAFIILDEAQNTSAEQMKMFLTRLGFDSKIVITGDITQVDLPSGTKSGLRQVQEILDGVEDVHFSRLTSQDVVRHKLVGRIVDAYEKYDSRNGQRDGQADGREDGRRDRRQGK is encoded by the coding sequence ATGACTCAGTCATCCACACAGCCGCAGGCGCGTGCCCAGATCCGCATCCCGGCCGCACACCCCATGGTGATGCTCCTCGGATCGGGCGACTCGCTGTTGCGCGTGATCGAAGAGGCTTTCCCGGCGGCCGACATCCATGTCCGGGGCAATGAGATCAGCGCCACGGGCGAGGCGGCCGACGTCGCCCTCATCCAGCGCCTGTTCGACGAGATGATGCTCGTGCTCCGCACCGGAGCGCCGATGACGGAGGACGCAGTGGAACGGTCGATCGCCATGCTCAGGGCGGCCGGCACCGGCGAAGGGGACCCCCAGGGCGAGACACCCGCCGAGGTGCTCACCCAGAACATCCTCTCCAACCGCGGCCGCACCATCCGCCCCAAGACGCTCAACCAGAAGCGGTACGTGGACGCCATCGACGAGCACACGATCGTCTTCGGCATCGGCCCGGCGGGCACCGGCAAGACCTACCTCGCCATGGCCAAGGCGGTCCAGGCGCTCCAGTCCAAGCAGGTCAGCCGCATCATCCTGACCCGCCCCGCCGTCGAGGCGGGGGAGCGGCTCGGCTTCCTGCCGGGCACGCTCTTCGACAAGATCGACCCGTATCTGCGCCCGCTCTACGACGCCCTGCACGACATGCTCGACCCCGACTCGATCCCGCGCCTGATGGCGGCGGGCACGATCGAGGTGGCGCCGCTCGCCTATATGCGGGGCCGCGCGCAACCGGTCTTCACCAACGTGCTCACCCCCGACGGCTGGCGTCCCATCGGCAGCCTTGAGGTGGGTGACCTTGTCATCGGCTCCAACGGCGAGCCGACTCCCGTCCTCGGCGTCTACCCCCAGGGCGAGAAGGACATCTACCGGGTCAGCGCCCAGGACGGCTCCTGGACCCTGTGCTGCGGCGAGCACCTGTGGACGGTCCGGACCGCCGCCGACCGCCGCCGGGACAAGCCGTGGCGGGTCCTGGAGACCAAGGAGATGATCGGCAACCTCCGAGCGGCGCACGCACGCCGTTACGAGCTGCCGATGCTGACCGCGCCCGTCAGCTTTCCCGAGCGCGAGGTCCCGATGGACCCGTACGCACTGGGTCTGCTGCTCGGTGACGGCTGCCTCACCGGCTCCACAACACCGTCGTTCGCCACGGCCGACTCCGAGCTGGCCGAGGCCCTGCAAGGAGCGCTCACGGGCGTCACCCTGCGTCACCGGGGCGGGCCGGACTACGTGCTGAACCGGACCAGGGCACTGGGCGATGTGGTGACCCTGGAGAACCCGGTCACCGCGATCCTGCGGCAGCTGGAGCTTCTTGGGACCCGGTCCCACTCGAAGTTCGTCCCGGACGACTATCTGCACAATTCCGCCGAGGTCCGCCTCGGGGTGCTCCAGGGGCTCCTGGACGCCGACGGCGGTCCGGTCACACAGCCGGACCGTACCTGCCGCATCCAGTACACGACCGCTTCGATCGCCCTCCGCGACGATGTGATCGCCCTGGTCCAGTCGCTCGGCGGAGTGGCTTACACGCGCCGACGTCCGGCGGCGGGCCGGGTGCCCGGGCTCGCCAAGGGCCGGCCTGTCCACCACCGTTACGACGCCCACGTCGTCGACATCCGTCTCCCCGAGGGCATCGAGCCCTTCCGGCTCGCCCGCAAGGCCGAGAAGTATCACGGGGCAGGCGGCGGTGGCCGCCCGATGCGGTTCATCGACAGCATCGAGCCGGCCGGACGCGAAGAGGCGGTCTGCATCCAGGTGGCGGCGGAGGACTCGCTGTACGTCACCCAGGACTACCTGCTGACGCACAACACCCTGAATGACGCGTTCATCATCCTCGACGAGGCGCAGAACACCAGCGCCGAGCAGATGAAGATGTTCCTCACCCGCCTCGGCTTCGACTCCAAGATCGTCATCACCGGTGACATCACCCAGGTCGACCTGCCGAGCGGCACCAAGAGCGGGCTGCGGCAGGTCCAGGAGATCCTGGACGGTGTGGAGGACGTGCACTTCTCCCGTCTCACCTCGCAGGATGTCGTCCGGCACAAGCTCGTCGGCCGTATCGTCGACGCGTACGAGAAGTACGACAGCCGAAACGGTCAACGAGACGGTCAGGCGGACGGCCGGGAAGACGGCCGACGCGACCGGCGTCAAGGGAAGTAG
- a CDS encoding sugar kinase, whose protein sequence is MSTDTPGIDPLLALRAPQDPACDVFLTGTVFLDIIFTGLDSAPVRGTESWARGMGSSPGGVANMATALARLGLRTSLAAAFGDDHYGEYCWDALEQGEGIDLSMSHTVPGWHSPVTVSMAYEGERTMVSHGHEAPAPTALPGRAEPGGAEAAPSASTAHAPSTPASTPTASVPVFPQCPPRARAAIASLVPGRSEPWVAAAARQGARIFADVGWDETGRWDLDALPDLAHCEAFLPNAQEAMRYTRTDCPRAAAHALAERVPLAVVTLGAEGAYAVDGRTGAAAQVPAIEVEALDPTGAGDVFVAGFVTGTLADWPLADRLAFAGLTAALSVQEFGGSLSAPGWAEIAAWWQRIRTLDDQDPAALERYAFLEELLPTTARAWPLRRAVPTIGFRQ, encoded by the coding sequence GTGAGCACTGACACTCCAGGGATCGACCCGCTGCTGGCGCTGCGCGCCCCGCAGGACCCCGCCTGCGACGTCTTCCTCACGGGCACGGTCTTCCTCGACATCATCTTCACCGGCCTCGACAGCGCCCCCGTGCGCGGCACCGAGTCCTGGGCCCGGGGCATGGGCTCCAGCCCCGGCGGCGTCGCCAACATGGCCACCGCGCTCGCCCGCCTCGGCCTGCGCACGTCCCTCGCCGCCGCCTTCGGCGACGACCACTACGGGGAGTACTGCTGGGACGCGCTCGAACAGGGCGAGGGCATCGACCTGTCGATGTCGCACACCGTCCCCGGCTGGCACTCCCCGGTGACCGTCTCGATGGCGTACGAGGGCGAGCGCACGATGGTCTCCCACGGCCACGAGGCCCCGGCGCCGACAGCACTCCCGGGCCGGGCGGAACCGGGCGGTGCGGAAGCCGCCCCGTCCGCTTCCACGGCCCACGCCCCCTCCACTCCCGCTTCCACCCCCACCGCGTCCGTCCCCGTCTTCCCGCAGTGTCCGCCGCGCGCCCGGGCCGCCATCGCCTCGCTCGTGCCCGGCCGCAGCGAACCCTGGGTCGCCGCGGCCGCCCGGCAGGGCGCGCGGATCTTCGCCGACGTCGGCTGGGACGAGACCGGCCGCTGGGACCTGGACGCGCTGCCCGACCTGGCGCACTGCGAGGCGTTCCTGCCCAACGCCCAGGAGGCGATGCGCTACACCCGTACCGACTGTCCGCGCGCCGCCGCCCACGCCCTCGCCGAACGGGTCCCGCTCGCCGTGGTCACCCTGGGCGCCGAGGGCGCGTACGCCGTCGACGGGCGGACCGGGGCCGCCGCCCAGGTGCCCGCCATCGAGGTGGAGGCGCTCGACCCGACGGGGGCGGGGGACGTCTTCGTGGCGGGGTTCGTCACGGGCACCCTGGCCGACTGGCCGCTCGCGGACCGCCTGGCCTTCGCCGGACTGACGGCCGCCCTCTCGGTCCAGGAGTTCGGCGGCTCCCTCTCCGCCCCCGGCTGGGCCGAGATCGCCGCCTGGTGGCAGCGCATCCGCACCCTCGACGACCAGGACCCGGCCGCCCTGGAGCGGTACGCGTTCCTGGAGGAGCTGCTGCCCACCACGGCCCGCGCCTGGCCGCTGCGGCGGGCGGTGCCCACGATCGGCTTCCGCCAGTGA
- a CDS encoding MFS transporter: MSSRPRAAWPLVAVFTAGYLASYLLPTVVGRLSVHLGLSSAQAGLVGSALLLSSASAGFTLAGRVERYGSRTPARIGLVLAAVGYGCAALAGSVPLVVLGVMVGGFGSGTATAVAAAGIAAQRDPHRTSSLGLLTVSATAGALYLTIPHLGGGHRVPFVAIALAALLVWPATARLNGPTAPEESAAQITGRLPHRRSGLVLAGGMLVWSMAQNALWGVSSRIGITQAGLTEVTVGVVFAAALGAGLLGVMGAGVLGARVGRAVPIGLGTVVIAGSIVLSSSARDLTSFATGEILWNTVYPVVLSYLIGLAASLDVRGRWAVLAGSASSVGVACGPLLGSVLSEEAGYPVMGLILGAATLLVAAPVTAVALHTGGRPLVPGSVRRRGGAPAALLAATTGSLSGAVPKLGSPEQPVTELRVRRRRLVRSAIRTAGPDGGPGQSNAYASTSDR, encoded by the coding sequence ATGTCCTCGCGCCCGCGCGCCGCGTGGCCTCTGGTCGCCGTCTTCACCGCCGGTTACCTCGCCTCCTATCTGCTCCCCACCGTCGTCGGCCGCCTCAGCGTCCATCTCGGGCTGAGTTCCGCGCAGGCGGGCCTGGTCGGCAGTGCCCTGCTGCTCAGTTCGGCGAGTGCCGGGTTCACGCTGGCGGGCCGGGTCGAGCGGTACGGGTCCCGCACCCCGGCCCGGATCGGTCTGGTGCTGGCCGCCGTGGGGTACGGCTGCGCCGCGCTGGCCGGGTCCGTACCGCTGGTGGTCCTCGGTGTGATGGTCGGCGGTTTCGGCTCGGGCACGGCCACGGCGGTCGCGGCGGCCGGGATCGCCGCGCAGCGCGACCCGCACCGGACGTCCTCGCTCGGGCTGCTCACCGTCTCCGCCACGGCGGGCGCCCTCTATCTGACGATCCCGCACCTCGGCGGCGGCCACCGGGTGCCGTTCGTCGCGATCGCCCTGGCCGCCCTGCTCGTCTGGCCCGCCACCGCACGGCTGAACGGGCCCACGGCCCCCGAGGAGTCCGCCGCGCAGATCACCGGGCGGCTGCCGCACCGCCGCTCCGGTCTCGTCCTGGCGGGCGGCATGCTGGTCTGGTCCATGGCGCAGAACGCGCTGTGGGGCGTCAGCAGCCGCATCGGCATCACCCAGGCGGGGCTGACCGAGGTCACCGTCGGAGTCGTCTTCGCCGCCGCCCTCGGCGCGGGGCTGCTGGGCGTCATGGGCGCTGGGGTGCTCGGCGCGCGGGTGGGCCGGGCGGTGCCGATCGGGCTGGGGACCGTGGTCATCGCGGGGAGCATCGTGCTCAGCTCCTCGGCCCGGGACCTCACCTCGTTCGCGACCGGCGAGATCCTCTGGAACACCGTCTACCCGGTGGTCCTCTCCTATCTGATCGGCCTGGCCGCCTCCCTGGACGTACGGGGCCGCTGGGCGGTCCTGGCGGGCTCGGCCTCCTCCGTGGGCGTGGCCTGCGGGCCGCTCCTGGGCAGCGTGCTCTCCGAGGAGGCCGGCTATCCGGTGATGGGGCTGATCCTCGGCGCGGCCACCCTCCTGGTCGCCGCGCCCGTCACCGCCGTGGCCCTGCACACCGGTGGCCGCCCGCTGGTGCCCGGCTCGGTCCGCCGTCGCGGTGGCGCCCCGGCCGCGCTGCTGGCCGCCACCACCGGCAGCCTCTCCGGCGCGGTGCCGAAGCTCGGCTCACCGGAGCAGCCCGTCACCGAGCTCCGCGTACGGCGCAGGCGGCTGGTGCGCAGCGCGATCCGGACAGCCGGGCCGGACGGCGGGCCCGGTCAGTCGAACGCGTACGCCTCGACCTCGGACAGATAG
- a CDS encoding adenosine deaminase: MHLPKAELHLHIEGTLEPELAFALAERNGVTLPYATTDELRRAYRFEDLQSFLDLYYALMAVLRTEEDFTELADAYLARAAAQGVRHAEIFFDPQAHTARGVPIGTVIEGLSRALERSEETHGVSTQLILCFLRDLSAEAALGTLDAARPYLHRISAIGLDSAEVGHPPAKFRAVYEAATALGLRKVAHAGEEGPPSYIREALDILGVERIDHGLRCMEDPELVARLVADRVPLTLCPLSNVRLRTVDTLKDHPLPEMMAAGLLCTVNSDDPAYFGGYAGDNFDAVRDALALEPEQLRTLARNSFQAAFLDHDEERRARYLSEVEAYAFD, translated from the coding sequence GTGCACCTCCCCAAGGCCGAACTCCACCTCCACATCGAAGGCACCCTCGAGCCCGAACTCGCCTTCGCCCTCGCGGAGCGCAACGGGGTGACCCTGCCGTACGCCACCACCGACGAACTGCGCCGGGCCTACCGGTTCGAGGACCTCCAGTCCTTCCTGGACCTCTACTACGCGCTCATGGCCGTGCTGCGGACGGAGGAGGACTTCACCGAACTCGCCGACGCCTACCTCGCCCGCGCCGCCGCCCAGGGCGTCCGGCACGCCGAGATCTTCTTCGACCCGCAGGCCCACACCGCCCGGGGCGTCCCCATCGGCACGGTCATCGAGGGGCTGAGCCGGGCCCTGGAGCGCAGCGAGGAGACCCACGGCGTCTCCACCCAGCTCATCCTGTGTTTCCTCCGCGACCTCTCCGCCGAGGCCGCCCTCGGCACCCTGGACGCCGCCCGCCCCTACCTCCACCGGATCAGCGCGATCGGCCTGGACTCCGCCGAGGTCGGCCACCCGCCCGCCAAGTTCCGCGCGGTGTACGAGGCGGCCACCGCCCTCGGGCTGCGCAAGGTGGCCCACGCGGGGGAGGAGGGGCCGCCGTCCTACATCCGGGAGGCCCTGGACATCCTCGGCGTCGAGCGGATCGACCACGGGCTGCGCTGCATGGAGGACCCGGAGCTGGTGGCCCGGCTGGTCGCGGACCGGGTGCCGCTGACGCTCTGCCCGCTCTCCAACGTCCGGCTGCGCACGGTCGACACGCTGAAGGACCACCCGCTGCCGGAGATGATGGCGGCGGGCCTCCTCTGCACGGTCAACTCCGACGACCCCGCCTACTTCGGCGGGTACGCGGGGGACAACTTCGACGCCGTACGGGACGCCCTCGCCCTGGAGCCGGAACAACTGCGCACCCTGGCCCGCAACTCCTTCCAGGCGGCCTTCCTCGACCACGACGAGGAGCGCCGGGCGCGCTATCTGTCCGAGGTCGAGGCGTACGCGTTCGACTGA
- a CDS encoding ribonuclease Z, which yields MSVRELVVLGTASQVPTRHRNHNGYLLRWDGEGLLFDPGEGTQRQMLRAGVAAHDIDRICVTHFHGDHSLGLAGVIQRINLDQVPHPVTAHYPASGQHFFDRLRYATAYRETVRLTETPVTGTGGVLATTSSYTLDSHRLSHPVESYGYRLTEPDTRRMLPALLKEHGIAGPDVGRLQREGALGGVTLEQVSEHRRGQRFAFVMDTRLCDGVYALAEGCDMLVIESTFLDEDEKLATDHGHLTAGQAARVAKESDVRHLVLTHFSQRYSDPELFEAQARAAGFDGELTVAQDLIRVPLPPRHH from the coding sequence ATGTCCGTACGCGAGCTGGTGGTGCTCGGCACCGCCAGCCAGGTCCCGACCCGGCACCGCAACCACAACGGCTATCTGCTGCGCTGGGACGGCGAGGGCCTCCTCTTCGACCCCGGCGAGGGCACCCAGCGCCAGATGCTGCGGGCCGGGGTCGCCGCGCACGACATCGACCGGATCTGCGTCACCCACTTCCACGGCGACCACTCCCTCGGGCTCGCCGGGGTGATCCAGCGCATCAACCTGGACCAGGTGCCCCACCCCGTCACCGCCCACTACCCGGCGAGCGGGCAGCACTTCTTCGACCGGCTGCGGTACGCCACCGCCTACCGCGAGACCGTCCGGCTGACCGAGACCCCGGTCACCGGGACCGGCGGGGTCCTCGCCACCACGTCCTCGTACACCCTGGACAGCCACCGGCTCTCGCACCCCGTCGAGTCGTACGGCTACCGCCTCACCGAGCCCGACACCCGCCGGATGCTGCCCGCCCTCCTCAAGGAGCACGGGATCGCCGGACCGGATGTCGGCCGTCTCCAGCGCGAGGGCGCACTCGGCGGCGTCACGCTGGAGCAGGTCTCCGAGCACCGGCGCGGGCAGCGGTTCGCGTTCGTCATGGACACCCGGCTCTGCGACGGGGTGTACGCGCTCGCCGAGGGGTGCGACATGCTCGTCATCGAGTCGACCTTCCTCGACGAGGACGAGAAGCTCGCCACCGACCACGGCCATCTGACCGCGGGCCAGGCCGCCCGGGTCGCGAAGGAGTCGGACGTACGCCATCTGGTGCTGACCCACTTCTCGCAGCGCTACAGCGACCCCGAACTCTTTGAGGCCCAGGCCCGCGCGGCCGGGTTCGACGGCGAGCTCACCGTGGCCCAGGATCTGATCCGGGTCCCGCTGCCCCCTCGCCACCACTGA